A stretch of Helicobacter pylori DNA encodes these proteins:
- a CDS encoding polyprenyl synthetase family protein, producing the protein MQEKQLQAIQNKIASWIKEIESGFIDALFSKIGPSKMLRSKLMLALLDEKTDAILLDKAFNLCAIVEMIQTASLLHDDVIDKATMRRKLPSINALFGNFNAVMLGDVFYSKAFFELSKMGESIAQILSNAVLRLSRGEIEDVFVGECFNSDKQKYWRILEDKTAHFMEASLKSMAILLNKDAKMYADFGLHFGMAFQIIDDLLDITQDAKTLGKPNFSDFKEGKTTLPYLLLYEKLNQCDQGLLISYFKQDSHEIIEWTKEKFKQHGIIEETLKIAQVYSKKALEAIKGENNLILEKLAQDVIYRTF; encoded by the coding sequence ATGCAAGAAAAACAACTTCAAGCCATTCAAAATAAAATCGCTTCTTGGATCAAAGAAATTGAAAGCGGCTTTATAGATGCATTGTTTTCTAAGATCGGCCCTTCAAAAATGCTGCGTTCCAAACTCATGCTCGCTTTGTTAGACGAAAAAACAGACGCTATTTTATTGGATAAAGCCTTCAATTTGTGTGCGATTGTGGAAATGATACAGACCGCTTCTTTATTGCATGATGATGTGATTGACAAGGCGACCATGCGCCGAAAACTCCCCAGCATTAACGCTCTTTTTGGCAATTTTAACGCCGTGATGCTTGGGGATGTGTTTTATTCTAAAGCCTTTTTTGAACTATCTAAAATGGGCGAATCCATCGCTCAAATCCTCTCTAATGCGGTTTTAAGGCTCTCTAGGGGCGAGATTGAAGACGTGTTTGTGGGGGAATGTTTCAATAGCGACAAACAAAAATACTGGCGTATTTTAGAAGACAAGACCGCCCATTTCATGGAAGCGAGCTTAAAGAGCATGGCGATTCTTTTAAATAAAGACGCCAAAATGTATGCGGATTTTGGGTTGCATTTTGGCATGGCGTTTCAAATCATTGATGATTTGTTAGACATCACTCAAGACGCCAAAACTTTAGGTAAGCCCAATTTTAGCGATTTTAAAGAAGGCAAGACCACTTTACCCTACTTGCTTTTATATGAAAAATTGAATCAGTGCGATCAAGGGCTTTTAATTTCCTATTTCAAACAAGATAGTCATGAAATCATAGAATGGACTAAGGAAAAATTCAAGCAACATGGTATCATAGAAGAAACCCTTAAAATCGCTCAAGTTTATTCTAAAAAGGCCCTTGAAGCCATTAAGGGGGAAAACAATTTGATTTTAGAAAAACTAGCGCAAGATGTCATTTATAGGACTTTTTAA
- the hemA gene encoding glutamyl-tRNA reductase, whose protein sequence is MELETHLSKYFTLAFTHKSMSLEMREKLAINSPIMLKEFLQTIKTHCPNIKECMVLSTCNRFEIYASLKHGANTNEQKSALLKILAQNKKMSVSDLEKCVLIHTDESAVHHVFSVCSSLDSLVVGETQITGQMKNAYKFAFEEKFCSKDLTRLLHFAFKCAAKVRNLTGISKQGVSISSVAVKEALSIFEKERIKDKKALVIGLGEMSQLVIKHLLNKQFEVLILGRNAAKFEDFVKELEEPKKVSFQNIENLNAYINEYALLFCATSSPNFIVRNSMLKETIFRRFWFDLAVPRNIEKPVFNNIFLYSVDDLEPMVKENVGNRQESRTKAYEIVGLATMEFYQWIQSLEVEPVIKDLRELARISAQKELQKALKKRYVPKEYESNIEKILHNAFNTFLHHPTIALKKNAQKEESDVLVGAIKNLFNLDKSNANHAQNLNLYKCEYYEE, encoded by the coding sequence ATGGAGTTAGAAACTCATTTGTCAAAATATTTCACCCTAGCCTTTACGCATAAAAGCATGAGCTTAGAAATGCGCGAAAAACTCGCTATTAATTCGCCCATAATGCTTAAAGAATTTTTACAAACCATTAAAACCCACTGCCCTAATATCAAAGAGTGCATGGTGTTATCCACATGCAACCGCTTTGAAATTTATGCGAGCCTGAAACACGGCGCTAATACTAATGAACAAAAAAGCGCGTTATTAAAGATTTTGGCTCAAAATAAAAAAATGAGCGTGTCTGATTTAGAAAAATGCGTTTTAATCCATACTGATGAAAGCGCGGTCCATCATGTCTTTAGCGTGTGCAGCAGTTTGGATAGCTTGGTGGTTGGGGAAACTCAAATCACAGGGCAGATGAAAAACGCCTATAAATTCGCCTTTGAAGAGAAATTTTGCTCCAAAGATTTAACCCGATTGCTCCATTTTGCTTTCAAATGCGCCGCTAAAGTGCGCAATCTAACCGGCATTTCCAAGCAAGGGGTCTCCATCTCTTCAGTAGCCGTTAAAGAAGCGCTTAGTATTTTTGAAAAAGAAAGGATTAAGGATAAAAAAGCCCTTGTGATAGGGCTTGGCGAGATGTCTCAATTGGTCATCAAGCACCTTTTAAACAAGCAATTTGAAGTGCTTATTTTAGGGCGTAATGCGGCTAAATTTGAAGATTTTGTCAAGGAATTAGAAGAGCCTAAAAAAGTAAGCTTCCAAAATATAGAAAATTTAAACGCTTATATCAATGAATACGCATTGCTTTTTTGCGCCACTTCTTCGCCGAATTTTATCGTGCGAAATTCCATGTTGAAAGAAACGATTTTCAGGCGTTTTTGGTTTGATTTGGCCGTGCCACGGAATATTGAAAAGCCGGTATTCAATAATATTTTCTTATACAGCGTGGATGATTTAGAGCCTATGGTGAAAGAAAATGTGGGAAACAGGCAAGAGAGCCGGACGAAAGCTTATGAGATTGTAGGGCTTGCCACAATGGAATTTTACCAATGGATCCAAAGTTTAGAAGTAGAGCCTGTGATTAAGGATTTAAGGGAATTGGCTAGGATTTCAGCCCAAAAGGAATTGCAAAAAGCGCTCAAAAAACGCTATGTGCCTAAAGAATACGAAAGCAATATTGAAAAGATCTTGCACAACGCTTTCAACACCTTTTTACACCACCCTACTATCGCTTTAAAAAAGAACGCTCAAAAAGAAGAATCCGATGTGCTTGTGGGCGCGATTAAAAACTTGTTTAATTTAGACAAATCTAACGCTAACCATGCCCAGAATTTGAATCTCTATAAATGCGAATATTACGAGGAATAA
- the proS gene encoding proline--tRNA ligase produces the protein MLFSKLFAPTLKEPPKDAVLKSHKHLAQAGYIYQVGSGIYNFLPLAKKVLDKIENITHKRMQEHGAQNILMSFVVLASLWEKSGRLDKYGKELLVFKDRKDNDFVLSPTLEENITEIAANFIKSYKQLPVHLYQIHTKFRDEIRPRFGLVRAREFIMKDGYSFHEDAESLDKEFLNTQSAYKEILSDLGLDFRIVEADSGAIGGSKSREFVVLTECGEDTIVVCQNCDYAANIEIAKRSKRTEPLNVPKAQLAKFPTPNTSSAQSVAEFFKTEPYFVLKALVKKVIHKDKETLACFFVRGDDNLEETKALNALNIIGVNALELREANEEDLNHAGLIAGFIGPYGLKKHVSYIIFDEDLKEGDCLIVGANEKDFHAVGVDLKGFENLVYADIVQVKESDCCPNCQGALEYHKSLEVGHIFKLGQGYAKSLKASFLDRNGKEQFFEMGCYGIGISRLLSAILEQKSDDLGCVWTKNTAPFDVVIVVSNWKDEAQKKLAFEVYERLLQKGVDALLDDRDARFGAKMRDFELIGERLALIVGKQTLENKEFECIKRANLEKQTLKDTELEEKILEMLESE, from the coding sequence ATGCTATTTTCAAAACTCTTTGCCCCCACCCTCAAAGAACCCCCTAAAGATGCCGTGTTAAAAAGCCATAAGCACCTAGCTCAAGCAGGATACATCTATCAAGTAGGCAGCGGGATTTATAATTTTTTGCCTTTAGCTAAAAAAGTGCTAGACAAAATAGAAAACATCACGCACAAACGCATGCAAGAGCATGGGGCGCAAAATATTTTAATGAGCTTTGTGGTTTTGGCGAGTTTGTGGGAAAAATCAGGCCGTTTGGATAAATACGGCAAGGAATTACTGGTTTTTAAAGACCGAAAAGACAATGATTTTGTTTTAAGCCCCACTTTAGAAGAAAATATCACCGAAATTGCCGCTAATTTCATTAAAAGCTACAAGCAATTGCCCGTCCATCTCTACCAAATCCACACGAAATTCCGTGATGAAATCCGCCCGCGATTCGGGCTGGTGAGAGCGAGGGAATTTATCATGAAAGATGGTTATAGCTTTCATGAAGACGCTGAGAGCTTGGATAAGGAATTTTTAAACACGCAAAGCGCTTATAAAGAGATTTTAAGCGATTTGGGTTTGGATTTTCGCATCGTGGAAGCGGACAGCGGGGCGATTGGAGGGAGTAAAAGCAGGGAATTTGTCGTTTTAACTGAATGCGGGGAAGACACGATCGTGGTGTGTCAAAATTGCGATTATGCCGCCAATATTGAAATCGCTAAACGCTCTAAAAGAACTGAGCCTTTAAATGTCCCCAAAGCGCAATTAGCGAAATTCCCTACCCCTAATACCTCCAGCGCTCAAAGCGTGGCGGAGTTTTTTAAAACAGAGCCTTATTTTGTCTTAAAAGCGCTTGTTAAAAAAGTGATCCATAAAGATAAAGAAACCTTGGCGTGCTTTTTTGTTAGGGGCGATGACAATTTAGAAGAGACTAAAGCCCTAAACGCCTTGAACATTATAGGAGTGAACGCTTTAGAATTAAGAGAGGCCAATGAAGAAGATTTAAACCACGCAGGGTTAATAGCGGGTTTTATAGGGCCTTATGGCTTGAAAAAGCATGTTTCTTACATTATTTTTGATGAAGATTTAAAAGAGGGCGATTGCTTGATCGTTGGGGCTAATGAAAAGGATTTTCATGCGGTGGGCGTGGATTTAAAAGGGTTTGAAAACCTTGTTTATGCGGATATTGTCCAGGTTAAAGAGAGCGATTGTTGCCCTAATTGTCAAGGAGCGTTGGAATACCATAAGAGTTTGGAGGTGGGGCATATTTTCAAACTCGGGCAAGGCTATGCTAAAAGCTTGAAGGCGAGTTTCTTGGATAGGAATGGTAAGGAGCAATTTTTTGAAATGGGGTGCTATGGGATAGGCATTAGCCGATTGCTCAGCGCGATTTTAGAGCAAAAAAGCGATGATTTAGGCTGTGTATGGACGAAAAATACCGCCCCTTTTGATGTGGTGATCGTGGTTTCTAATTGGAAAGATGAAGCGCAAAAAAAACTCGCTTTTGAAGTGTATGAAAGGCTGCTCCAAAAGGGCGTTGATGCGCTGTTAGACGACAGAGACGCTCGTTTTGGGGCGAAGATGAGGGATTTTGAATTGATTGGGGAACGACTAGCGCTCATTGTTGGGAAGCAAACTTTAGAGAATAAAGAATTTGAATGCATCAAACGCGCTAATTTGGAAAAACAAACGCTTAAAGACACAGAATTAGAAGAAAAAATTTTAGAAATGTTAGAGAGCGAATAA
- the hemC gene encoding hydroxymethylbilane synthase: MGNLVIGSRGSELALWQANHIKERLKKECLIESEIQIVKTKGDKILDTPLNKIGGKGLFTKELEELLLKGAIDLAVHSLKDVPVVFEKGLDLACVTKRADVRDTFLSVKFPDLMSLPEGAKVGTTSLRRSMQIKLKRQDLDTESLRGNVQTRLKKLECGEFDAIILAEAGLCRLEIQGAKYRKAFSVEEMIPSMGQGALGVEMLKNHKHFATLQKLNDEESAFCCHLEREFIKGLNGGCQIPIGVHASLMGDRVKIQAVLGLPNGKEVITKEKQGDKNKAFDLVQELLGAFLQSGAKEILEKAQLF; encoded by the coding sequence GTGGGAAATTTAGTGATTGGCTCTAGGGGGAGCGAATTAGCCTTATGGCAAGCGAATCACATTAAAGAACGCCTGAAAAAAGAATGCTTGATAGAAAGCGAGATTCAAATCGTTAAGACTAAGGGCGATAAAATCTTAGACACCCCTTTAAATAAGATCGGCGGTAAGGGGCTATTCACTAAGGAATTAGAAGAATTGCTTTTAAAAGGCGCAATTGATTTGGCGGTGCATTCTTTAAAAGATGTGCCGGTCGTGTTTGAAAAGGGGTTGGACTTGGCATGCGTCACTAAAAGGGCTGATGTGAGGGACACTTTTTTGAGCGTGAAATTCCCTGATTTGATGAGCTTGCCTGAAGGAGCCAAGGTTGGCACGACTTCTTTAAGACGCTCCATGCAAATCAAACTGAAACGCCAGGATTTAGATACAGAAAGCTTAAGGGGGAATGTCCAAACCCGTTTGAAAAAGCTTGAATGCGGTGAATTTGACGCTATCATTTTAGCTGAAGCCGGATTGTGCCGCTTAGAAATTCAAGGAGCGAAATACCGCAAGGCTTTTAGCGTAGAAGAAATGATTCCTAGCATGGGTCAGGGGGCTTTAGGGGTAGAAATGCTCAAAAACCACAAGCATTTTGCCACGCTTCAAAAACTCAACGATGAAGAAAGCGCGTTTTGTTGCCATTTAGAAAGGGAGTTTATCAAAGGGCTTAATGGGGGGTGTCAGATCCCTATTGGCGTGCATGCGAGTTTAATGGGTGATAGGGTTAAAATCCAGGCGGTTTTAGGCTTGCCTAATGGGAAAGAAGTCATCACTAAAGAAAAGCAAGGGGATAAAAATAAGGCTTTTGATTTAGTTCAAGAGCTTTTAGGAGCGTTTTTACAAAGCGGGGCGAAAGAGATTTTAGAAAAGGCGCAGTTGTTTTAA
- a CDS encoding c-type cytochrome, with the protein MRLFIALVLGWLSLNAKEADFISDLEYGLALYKNPRGIACAKCHGIKGEKQEITFYYEKGEKKILYAPKINHLDFKTFKDALSLGKGMMPKYNLNLEEIQAIYLYITSLGHKDERKDPSKP; encoded by the coding sequence ATGCGTTTGTTTATCGCGCTAGTTTTGGGGTGGTTAAGTTTGAACGCTAAAGAAGCGGATTTCATCTCTGATTTGGAATACGGGCTGGCTCTTTATAAAAACCCTAGGGGTATTGCGTGCGCGAAATGCCATGGCATTAAAGGCGAAAAACAAGAAATCACCTTTTATTATGAAAAAGGCGAAAAAAAAATCCTCTACGCCCCTAAAATCAACCATTTAGATTTTAAAACCTTTAAAGACGCCTTGAGTTTGGGCAAAGGCATGATGCCTAAATACAACCTCAATTTAGAAGAAATCCAAGCGATTTACCTTTATATCACCTCTTTAGGGCATAAAGACGAGCGTAAGGATCCTTCCAAGCCTTAA
- the hcpE gene encoding Sel1-like repeat protein HcpE codes for MSVKILKILVCGLFFLNAHLWGKDKSFLGVAERAYKSGNYSKAMSYFKKACNDGVSEGCTQLGIIYENGQGTRIDYKKALEYYKTACQADDREGCFGLGGLYDEGLGTAQNYQEAIDAYAKACVLKHPESCYNLGIIYDRKIKGNADQAVTYYQKSCNFDMANGCYVLGVAYEKGFLEVKQSNHKAVIYYLKACRLDDGQACRALGSLFENGDAGLDEDFEVAFDYLQKACGLNNSGGCASLGSMYMLGRYVKKDPQKAFDYFKQACDMGSAVSCSRMGFMYSQGDSVPKDLRKALDNYERGCDMGDEVGCFALAGMYYNMKDKENAIMIYDKGCKLGMKQACENLTKLRGY; via the coding sequence ATGAGTGTCAAAATTTTAAAAATATTAGTTTGTGGGTTATTTTTTTTGAATGCCCATTTATGGGGGAAAGACAAGAGCTTTTTAGGGGTTGCTGAAAGGGCCTATAAAAGCGGGAATTACTCTAAAGCAATGTCTTATTTTAAAAAAGCATGCAACGATGGGGTGAGTGAAGGTTGCACGCAATTAGGAATCATTTATGAAAACGGGCAAGGCACTAGAATAGATTATAAAAAAGCCCTAGAATATTATAAAACCGCATGCCAGGCTGATGATAGGGAAGGGTGTTTTGGTTTAGGGGGGCTTTATGATGAGGGGTTAGGCACGGCTCAAAATTATCAAGAAGCGATTGATGCTTACGCTAAGGCGTGCGTTTTAAAACACCCTGAGAGCTGCTACAATTTAGGCATCATTTATGATAGAAAAATCAAAGGCAATGCCGATCAAGCGGTTACCTACTACCAAAAAAGCTGTAATTTTGATATGGCTAATGGGTGTTATGTTTTGGGCGTGGCTTATGAAAAAGGCTTTTTGGAAGTCAAACAAAGCAACCATAAAGCCGTCATCTATTATTTGAAAGCGTGCCGATTGGATGATGGGCAGGCTTGTCGCGCGTTAGGGAGTTTGTTTGAAAATGGCGATGCAGGGCTTGATGAAGATTTTGAAGTGGCGTTTGATTATTTGCAAAAAGCTTGTGGATTAAACAATTCTGGTGGTTGCGCGAGTTTAGGCTCTATGTATATGTTAGGCAGGTATGTCAAAAAAGATCCCCAAAAGGCTTTTGATTATTTCAAACAAGCATGCGATATGGGGAGCGCGGTGAGTTGCTCTAGGATGGGCTTTATGTATTCCCAAGGGGACTCTGTTCCAAAAGACTTGAGGAAAGCCCTTGATAATTATGAAAGGGGTTGCGATATGGGCGATGAAGTGGGTTGCTTCGCTCTAGCGGGCATGTATTACAACATGAAAGATAAAGAAAACGCCATAATGATTTATGACAAGGGCTGTAAGCTAGGCATGAAACAAGCATGCGAAAACCTCACTAAACTCAGGGGGTATTGA
- a CDS encoding glutathionylspermidine synthase family protein, whose product MQVIPLKPLDNKTLEEIGLDWHTNDDMSSYIADEMVVVSQKEADVYYDACNELYDMFVETAEEAIKNDRFFELDIPNALIPMIKQSFEEEVHWHIYGRFDLAGGLDGKPIKLLEFNADTPTMLYETAVIQWALLKANGYDENKQFNNLYEVLGENFKRMVTLGEDTSRFEEMYEGWKILFSSVRGNIEEERTMRFLQDAAQSVGFETDFSYIDEVEFNIEEGVFKNGLNYEFLFKLIPWENIAIDEPELALLMQGMMENKNTIFLNPAYTILFQSKRFLKLLWDRYPNHPLLLETSYEPLSNKKQIKKVAFGREGANSEIFEASMQSLLKTDGVYSNHKPIYQEFYELNSHNGLYYQPNVFFAYESCALGFRKGGLVLDNFSKFVSHMLQ is encoded by the coding sequence ATGCAAGTGATTCCTTTAAAACCTTTAGACAATAAGACCTTAGAAGAAATCGGCTTAGATTGGCACACGAATGATGACATGTCATCTTATATCGCTGATGAAATGGTGGTTGTTTCTCAAAAAGAAGCGGATGTTTATTATGACGCTTGTAATGAGCTTTATGATATGTTTGTAGAGACAGCTGAAGAGGCCATTAAAAACGATCGCTTTTTTGAATTGGATATTCCTAACGCGCTCATTCCTATGATCAAACAGAGTTTTGAAGAAGAAGTGCATTGGCACATTTATGGGCGTTTTGATTTAGCCGGGGGGCTTGATGGCAAGCCCATTAAATTATTGGAATTTAACGCTGATACCCCTACCATGCTCTATGAAACCGCAGTGATCCAATGGGCGTTACTCAAAGCGAATGGCTATGATGAAAACAAGCAATTCAATAATCTCTATGAAGTGCTTGGCGAGAATTTTAAACGCATGGTAACTTTAGGCGAAGACACGAGCCGTTTTGAGGAAATGTATGAGGGGTGGAAAATCCTTTTTTCAAGTGTTAGGGGGAATATTGAAGAAGAGCGCACCATGCGTTTTTTGCAAGACGCTGCTCAGAGCGTGGGGTTTGAAACGGATTTTTCTTACATTGATGAAGTAGAGTTTAATATAGAAGAGGGCGTGTTTAAAAACGGCTTGAATTATGAGTTTTTATTCAAACTGATCCCATGGGAAAATATCGCTATTGATGAGCCAGAATTAGCCCTTTTGATGCAAGGCATGATGGAAAATAAAAACACGATTTTTTTAAACCCGGCTTATACGATCCTTTTCCAATCCAAGCGTTTTTTAAAACTTTTATGGGACAGATACCCCAACCACCCCTTATTGTTAGAAACGAGCTATGAGCCATTATCCAATAAAAAGCAAATCAAAAAAGTGGCTTTTGGTAGGGAGGGGGCGAATAGTGAAATCTTTGAAGCTTCCATGCAATCGCTTTTAAAAACGGATGGCGTTTATTCTAACCACAAACCTATTTATCAAGAATTTTACGAGCTCAATTCACATAACGGGTTGTATTATCAGCCTAATGTGTTTTTTGCTTATGAATCTTGCGCGCTAGGGTTTAGAAAAGGGGGGCTAGTCTTGGATAATTTTTCTAAATTCGTGAGCCACATGTTGCAATAA
- a CDS encoding UPF0323 family lipoprotein, producing MKKPYRKISDYAIVGGLSALVMVSIVGCKSNADDKPKEQSSLSQSVQKGAFVILEEQKDKSYKVVEEYPSSRTHIIVRDLQGNERVLSNEEIQKLIKEEEAKIDNGTSKLIQPNNGGGSNESSGFGLGSAILGSAAGAILGSYIGNKLFNNPNYQQNAQRTYKSPQAYQRSQNSFSKSTPSASSVGGASKGQSGFFGSSRPTSSPAVSSGTRGFNS from the coding sequence ATGAAAAAACCCTACAGAAAGATTTCTGATTATGCGATCGTGGGTGGTTTGAGCGCGTTAGTGATGGTGAGCATTGTGGGGTGTAAGAGCAATGCTGATGACAAACCCAAAGAGCAAAGCTCTTTGAGCCAAAGCGTTCAAAAAGGCGCGTTTGTGATTTTAGAAGAGCAAAAGGATAAATCTTACAAGGTTGTTGAAGAATACCCCAGCTCAAGAACCCACATTATAGTGCGCGATTTGCAAGGCAATGAACGAGTGCTAAGCAATGAAGAGATTCAAAAGCTCATCAAAGAAGAAGAAGCCAAAATTGATAACGGCACGAGCAAGCTTATCCAACCTAATAATGGGGGTGGGAGTAATGAAAGCTCAGGCTTTGGCTTGGGGAGCGCGATTTTAGGGAGCGCGGCGGGGGCGATTTTAGGGAGTTATATTGGCAATAAGCTTTTCAATAACCCTAATTATCAGCAAAACGCCCAACGGACCTACAAATCCCCACAAGCTTACCAACGCTCTCAAAATTCCTTTTCTAAAAGCACGCCTAGCGCTTCAAGCGTGGGCGGAGCGAGTAAGGGGCAGAGCGGGTTTTTTGGCTCTAGTAGGCCTACTAGCTCGCCGGCGGTAAGCTCTGGGACAAGGGGCTTTAACTCATAA
- the dsbK gene encoding protein disulfide-isomerase DsbK, which translates to MILRASVLSALLLVGLGAAPKHSVSANDKRMQDNLVSVIEKQTNKKVRILEVKPLKSSQDLKIVVIEDPDTKYNIPLVVSKDGNLVIGLSNIFFSDKSDDVKLVAETNQKIQALNATQQNSAKLNAIFNEIPADYAIELPSTNAANKDKILYIVSDPMCPHCQKELTKLRDHLKENTVRMVVVGWLGVNSAKKAALIQEEMAKARARGASVEDKISILEKIYSTQYDINAQKEPEDLRTKVENTTKKIFESGVIKGVPFLYHYKA; encoded by the coding sequence ATGATATTAAGAGCGAGTGTGTTGAGTGCGTTACTTCTTGTAGGCTTAGGGGCAGCCCCTAAACATTCAGTTTCAGCTAATGACAAACGGATGCAGGATAATTTAGTGAGCGTGATTGAAAAACAAACCAATAAAAAGGTGCGTATTTTAGAAGTCAAACCTTTAAAATCCAGCCAGGATTTAAAAATAGTCGTTATTGAAGATCCGGACACTAAATACAATATCCCGCTTGTAGTGAGTAAGGATGGTAATTTAGTCATAGGGCTTAGCAATATCTTTTTTAGCGATAAAAGCGATGATGTGAAATTAGTTGCAGAAACCAATCAAAAAATCCAAGCCCTTAACGCCACCCAACAAAATAGCGCGAAATTGAACGCTATTTTTAATGAAATACCGGCTGATTATGCGATAGAGTTGCCTTCTACTAACGCTGCAAATAAGGATAAAATCCTTTATATTGTCTCTGATCCCATGTGCCCGCATTGCCAAAAAGAGCTCACTAAACTCAGGGATCACTTGAAAGAAAACACCGTGAGGATGGTTGTAGTGGGGTGGCTTGGGGTCAATTCGGCTAAAAAAGCGGCTTTGATCCAAGAAGAAATGGCGAAAGCTAGGGCTAGGGGAGCGAGCGTGGAAGATAAGATCTCTATTCTTGAAAAGATTTATTCCACCCAATACGATATTAACGCCCAAAAAGAGCCTGAAGATTTACGCACTAAAGTGGAAAATACCACTAAGAAGATTTTTGAATCTGGCGTGATTAAGGGCGTACCTTTTTTATACCATTATAAGGCATAG
- the kdsB gene encoding 3-deoxy-manno-octulosonate cytidylyltransferase — MIIIPARLKSSRFENKVLKDIFGLPMVVRCAKNASLVDECVVACDDESIMQTCQKFRIKAVLTSKHHNSGTERCLEAARILGLKNDERVLNLQGDEPFLEKEVILALLEATQNAPFMATCAKVIDEEQAKSPNLVKVVLDSQNNALYFSRSLIPFLRDTDAKRQTPLLGHIGIYGFHNKEILEELCALKSCVLEETEKLEQLRALYYQKKILVKIVQSQSIGIDTKEDLQNALKIFSPDLLER, encoded by the coding sequence ATGATTATCATTCCTGCTAGATTAAAATCCAGTCGTTTTGAAAATAAAGTGCTAAAAGACATTTTTGGCTTGCCTATGGTAGTGCGTTGCGCTAAAAATGCGAGTCTAGTAGATGAATGCGTAGTCGCTTGCGATGATGAAAGCATCATGCAAACATGCCAAAAATTCCGCATTAAAGCGGTGCTAACCTCCAAACACCACAATAGCGGCACAGAACGCTGTTTGGAAGCGGCGCGAATTTTAGGGTTAAAAAACGATGAAAGGGTTTTAAACTTGCAAGGCGATGAGCCTTTTTTGGAAAAAGAAGTCATTTTAGCGTTATTAGAAGCCACCCAAAACGCCCCTTTCATGGCGACTTGCGCTAAAGTCATTGATGAAGAGCAAGCCAAAAGCCCCAATTTAGTCAAGGTGGTTTTAGATAGCCAAAATAACGCCTTGTATTTTTCGCGCTCCCTTATCCCCTTTTTACGAGACACTGATGCGAAACGCCAAACCCCCCTTTTAGGGCATATCGGTATTTATGGCTTCCACAATAAAGAAATATTAGAAGAATTATGCGCTTTAAAATCTTGCGTTTTAGAGGAAACAGAAAAATTAGAGCAATTAAGGGCTTTGTATTACCAAAAAAAGATTCTAGTAAAAATCGTTCAAAGCCAAAGCATAGGCATTGACACCAAAGAAGATTTGCAAAACGCTTTGAAAATTTTTAGCCCCGATCTCCTTGAGCGATAA